In the genome of Engraulis encrasicolus isolate BLACKSEA-1 chromosome 21, IST_EnEncr_1.0, whole genome shotgun sequence, the window CCATCCTcttccactctgtctgtctgtctgtctgtctgtctgtctgtctgtctgtctgtctgtctgtctgtctgtctgtctgtctgtctgtctatctatctatctatctatctatctatctatctatctatctatctatctatctacgagtatctatctatctgcatgACTTATGACATTTATTACCCTCTGTCTGCATTGACTGGAATTCTGGAGCTGGATCCTCTGTTATCGTCTTCACATTTGGCAGTCAATCATGTCACGCCATGAACATGAATCAGATTGCACTGTTGTTTGTCCAACTGTTTCATATGATTGACACATCTTTTGTTGGGAGACAATACACTGTAATATCTACCACTTTAGATACACAATTATCCTCCAAAACCATAGCCTAGAGATATACAGCATCAACACCCCCGGGAGAAAGAATTACATGTTGTTTGTATTCTCTTAACATAATAGTGCCACCCATATTCTTTTGTGAAAGAAGGCTCAAAGGCCTTACCAATGCCAAAGGCTATAGCCCGAAGCAGTAATGCCATTATGCTAGCCAGTGTTATTGAAGTACAGGTATACTTACAGtacttctcaattggttttgtacatttctcacaagagaataatcattctcaaaacgtcttgttcaattgtgacatcctgctgttatctgtgcacatggtaaaatacgtttctcatagttttcagcatttagcaaatgctttcatcatcttGCAggtggttgtgtacaattctcagcttttttgtacattagcaattgcttttgtcacatcactcaaaaagcattgtcactgaatacacaaaactatctcaaaccccaaaacatttaggccctatgtcatagtagaagtcttgacatgcaaaatgatttaccaagctgccataatgtgttaaaCACTGTATAATTTtcattggatttgtgtctataaatgtgatctgtatTGGTGAATTGCTCgaaggtaaatattgactctctaatcaaaagcagtagaagggaaagaggaaacaagcatgcaatacaacaataagcactgtactgcattacattactctatgcctcatgtgccctttataattacgctccacgcaaaattacaatatttccctagaatttcacaagacagtaagtgcactttatacagtatcagtgtattgtttcaaatttattttgctttacagttctatatttttttccacatgggcctgcaagacaagtaaaaagcggtggtagagggcgcactttgacacctcaaccagagttgactatttttttgattttgcaatgagaaaacctttcaataaatatgtcatactctaaatgtatatctagtacaatcttacctgatcaatgtaatataaagtcgaatttacaacattttccatccattctaaacaacatttcgctttagaaaacatcctcaagagtgtactagccaattgacaacatgacaaatcgatttgacaaGCTTGTCCGTACACTATGACataatgactaaccattctgctggcactgacgcgttcattgacacaaaaacttagttttggaagacaaactaaggattttgaggaagagacttggttttgcaggtcatccatggtgttttgccatttgttaaagccaggggcgccaccagaaatgtagggccctatgaaagattgtaattttgggccccttaagggcccctgctagtgcttttgggccctcttaagggcccttgtcagtgcttgggcccttagaatttgtaacacttccgcccccctagcggcacccatggttaaagctgttttgagaatgaatactgtgttttgaaaattgcgagagagattcgagaaatgtacaaaaccaattgagaaatactgtaaatgtgcactgtgtaagatggtggccagagtaggtattgcagctatgccgctcattgaaactgtgctgtctactgccaaatttgatctattcatgaatatttacaaagaaaTTGACTAATATATACCAGTATGACCAAACATACAGctaaaaatgtacatttctggaaatagtgCAATATTCCCAGTCTTAataaatacatagaatttgatggtggtggtaagtattcatgaaaaaggtaacatttgtgaatgggcaacatgaattttggaaacaaactaataaactaaaaatattacacagtgcacctctaaaaATTTAAGTGAGTTATTTTACAGTGTAAAGGTCTCTCGGTGGATacatcagtgtaatgtaatgcaaaaataACTTACTGAAACTACAGTGTTGAACAGTTCCTCCATTCTGTAAGATAGATACTCATTAACTTATTTATGCATTACAATAACGCTACTGAATCTATGGTTTACAAAAAAGGTCTTTTAGGGGTTAAGGTTTTGATAGGCTAAAATTACAATACCCGCCAAAAACATGTAAGGTAAATGTACAAACACCCCCATGTCTGGCGCTAAGTAGTCTTAGTAAACAAGAAAACAAATACTACATAATAATGAATAATGTTTATTTGACATCCACAGGTGTCCAGTcagcctcttctcctcctgctggCAACTCCCCTGCAGTACCCAACACCACTGGGAAAAACTTTGTGAGCACAAATCTGCCGGTTTTACCTCCATCATCAACTTCAAGTGCACCCACTTCCAAACATCCTGTAGCAGATGTACCGAGCGCTCCGGTAACAAGAGCCACCAGTCAGTCTGTGTCCACAACACCTCGCAAGACAGTTGAAACAGTGTCTCTGATGAATGTAAAGATAACTTCTGCACCAATGACCAACACACAGTCTGCTTTGGCAAAACAGCCAACAACAGGAGACACAGCATCTGCTGGGTCCCGAGTGACACAAGCCTTCAAGTCAACAGCACCCTCACCTGCATCACTCGGAATGACTTCGATTGAATCACCTGTCACTGAAAATACCCCACCAGCAACAAGCTTTCTCAATACCACCAAAACCACCAGCTCTGGCCAGAGTGAAAGACCACCAGGCCCAACATTAGAATCACAGACTGAGACCACAGACACTATCACTATTGCATCTCAACCAGATTCAACATTGGATGACTCCACGTCCATCATTGACGGTACAAGTTCATTACAGCCCCTTCACAGCACAACACCTTCAACAACATCTTCATCTGTGATAACACCATTCCCTGTGTCCACCACCAATGTGAGTGCAGATCTATCAGTGTCGTCTCAATCATCACCTTCAGTTGTATCCACCACCACTGACCATTCTCTGATGAGTGCTTCGAGCACTCGTGCACCAATGACCACCACACAGCCTCCATCGACACAACAGCCATCAACAAGACACACAGCATCTGCTGTATCCCAAGTGACTCAGTCTCTAGTGCCAACAACTCTACATATCACCCCCGAAACAGCCACTACAGCCCAAGAACAAGCAACAGCCACGAACCCTACTCTAAAGTCAACTACAGAATCAAATAGCCCTTTAGCAAGCACCAACCCTGTGCCAAATTTGAGTGCAAGCATGATAACTACTCCTTCATTACTTGGTAGCAGTACCTCGACTCATAGACCTACAATGTCAGCTACATCTTTATCTGAATCTGCAGACATGAACAGCCAAACATCTGAAACATTCTCAAAATCGACACCATCGAGTTCATCTATCACAACAGTAACATCCAGTCCACCTGTTGCCTTACCCTCTAGTCCTCAGGTCACATCAGGCTTAACATTGGGAACATCATTGACATCAGCACCTGTGGCTTTAACTATCCATTCACAGGGTgcatcatcaccaacaccaccaccaccctcatcatcatcaccaccaccattatcatcatcatcagcagcagcagcatcaccaccaccaccatcacagccaccaccaccaccaccaccaccatcaccaccaccattcccCTCCTTATCCACTCTTtcaccatcatcctcatcgtcctcctcctcctcctcctcatcatcatcatcatcagcagcagctagTACAGAAGAGAGAGCTACTTCCTCAACTGCATATGCTACTTCACCATCAGGATCCACTGCAGTCCAGGATACAACTGCCCCATCATCAGAGCCGACACATTCCACATCAAATGTGAATCCAAACGACCCAACCACCACTCGAAAAACCCTCCTGGACAACTTATCACTATCAGAACATTCCTCTGCGTCAACTTCtagaaccactgcagtagcctCAACTGCTGATGACATCACAATGCCAGGAACACCTGCACAAGCCACATTACAAAGTTACTCTTCAGCCACCAGTTCCTCACTTTCTACAAACACCTCTAAGTACAAGTCAACCACATCAGAGCTGAGTATTACACTTTCCAACACGTCCAAACCACCATCAAGTACTGCAAATAGCACTGGGCCTACCATGCTAacttccccttctttacctgttATAAGATCAACCACCAGTGACGCCAGGGCCTCTACACTGACCCAAACCTCTAATGCTGTGTATTCATCTCCTAGCTTTGTAGGAGACATAGGCACACAATCGCAAATGGCGTCATCAGTTGCATCAACAAGCCATACTGTCCTTTCAGAAGCCTCTCCGAACTACCTGCCATCCAGTGGATATACCTCAAGTGCCACTTTGCAAGGTtcatcatttacacacacatccacacctctGTCAATGACTCCTATACAAGGACACAACAATCATGAATCTGAAGCTACAATGTCTGTAGCTTCATCAACACAGGCATCACCCGATGGGTATCAATCAAGTAGTGCCCCGCTAAAAGAGACCCCCGTGGCAAGCACATCCACACCTCTGTCAATGATGTCTACACGTGACAATCTTGAATTTGAAGCCACTATGGCTGTAGCTTCTTCCACACAGGCACCACCCGATGGGTATCAATCAAGTAGCGCCCCGCTAAAAGAGACCCCCCTGGCAAGCACATCCACACCTCTGTCAATGACGTCTACACGTGACAATCTTGAATTTGAAGCCACTATGGCTGTAGCTTCTTCCACACAGGCACCACCCGATGGGTATCAATCAAGTAGCGTTCCGCTAAAAGAGACCCCCCTGGCAAGCACATCCACACCTCTGTCAATGACGTCTACACGtgaccatcttgaatttgaagccACTATGGCTGTAGCTTCATCAACACAGGCATCACCCGATGGGTATCAATCAAGTAGCGCCCCGCTAAAAGACATTCCCCTGGCAAGCACATCCACACCTCTGTCAATGACGTCTACACGTGACTATCTTGAATTTGAAGCCACTATGGCTGTAGCTTCTTCCACACAGGCACCACCCGATGGCTCTCAATCAAGCAATGCCCCGCTAAAAGAGACCTCCCTGACAAGCACATCCAGGCCTCCGTCAATGACGTCTACACAAGCACGTGACAATCATAAACTTGACACTACTGTGCCTATTACATCTGTAGAGCCATCAACAGCACCATCAGAGGGGAATGCTGCCTTACAGTCGTCCCCGACACCAATGTCTATCACATCAGGTGATGCATACCTTGCTCAGTCACATACTTCACAGTCAATATTGAAACAGTCTGCAGCCTACACCGACATAACCACTCAGCAGCCATCGCAACTTGCATCAAGACAATCCCCATCAACTGCGGATTCTATGTTTTCCCCTTGGTCAACCCCGAAATCGGTCTCTGCAGGCGTAGCTACTAGATATACCTCAGTGGACAACACGGAAACAAGTCTCTCTGCAGAGGATGCTACTGCAGACACATTCTTCCCACCGACAGCCCCAATCTCGGCTTCTGCAGACATACCAAGACATACCTCAGTGGTTAAAACCGAGACAAGTCACTCAACTGTGTCTCGATCAAGACATTCTACTACACCTGagggtgctgctgctgcggaTAGATCTACATTTTCTCCACGGACATCCCCAAGCTCAACCTCTGCAGACGTACCTAGACATACCTCTGCCGACAAACCTGAAATAGGGCACTCAACCGTGACTGGATCAGATGCAACTATGGAGCCGCCCAGGATATCATCTCTGCCTATCTCCCCATCAGCACGTGAACCGGAAAGCACAGATGTGACAAGACAGACAACGCACTCACAGCACTCAACAACAACGCGGCCCGATCACGCCAGTGCATCTGCGGTGACGTTCAACACACTGTCTCACACCTTGGAAAATCTGACTGATGTGCCGACTGGAGTAACGTCACCTGTTCCGCCTGTGCATATGTCAACAGGGTCCACAGGTGTGCAGTCTACAGGTAATACTGCAGTGCCTAGACTGACCTCAGAAGTGCAATCTACGTCAGGGCCTTCAGCCACTACTGGTAATACCCCTGCCCACTCAACTACATCTGGGAAACTTCAAAGCAACACAACTCGTCTGTTGCAATTCACATCAAACTCCCAGATTGAGTCCACCTATAGGGCAGGGTTGACTACCAGTGAAGCTGTTTCTAAGGCTGATCCAGTTTCTAAGGCTGATACATCAGCACAGACGACAGTAAGACTTGTTACACTAAATGCCTTGACTGATACAACACAAGATGTCACGTCAAGCAACCCACTGGTGCCAGTTGACTCTACGACATCAACAGTTCAATCAGGAAAATCATCCACATGGTCATCACAAAAGTTCACAACTGACTCTGCCAAACCAGCCACATCAGGCAACCCAGTGGAAAATACATTGTCTGCAAAAGCAATCTCCAGTAATCAACATTTTCCAACCACCACTTATTCACTACTACAAACAACTTCTAATCCGTCAATGACGTTCACCTCCAGTGATGTAAGCAAACACACTCAATCTCACACTATgagttcttcctcttcctttgtAGCCGTCACCCCGGCAACAAGTTATGCATCCCAATCAGTCCGCACAACATCAGTGGAGACAATCACTAGTAGTCCTGCAACTAGAGACAGCACACATTCTCAGTCACCACACCAGCCATCTGTAACTGAAAAGACTGCAGCCCCCTCCGTGGACATTACAAACAATAACTGGCCCGATTCATCCGGAGTGACTGTTGATTCCTCATTGCAAGCAGTTTCTACAGCTCAAAATGTCATTTCAGTGTCAGCGAAACCACCAATTGACAAAACTACAGTCACATCCACAGATGTTACAAACAGTGATGGATCTAACCTATCAGAGGTAACGGTTAATGTGTCACCCCAGACAACATCTACAGCTCACAAAAGCACTTCAGTTACAGTTAAACATTCAGTGTCAACGCCTGCCCACATCATCCTTTCAACAGTGGCTACACACAATAACTCACTCACAGACCCAACAACAGCAGATAACAGTCATTCAGGTTCACCATCCATAACTATACACCCTACTACTTCTCCAGAGGCCTCTCAACAAACAAAGGCCTCAGCAGAATCACATACCACTGTCACAAATACTTTGGCACAGTCGCAAGGCACGGATCCAACATCTGCATTTCCTGGTGCTGTTGACATTTCACCTCTGACATCTCAATTCAAGACTACTGTAGATCAAGCTATGACTGCCACGCCAACCTCAGAGCAAACAACACAAAATAATAATACCACTTCCCAGCTAAACCCAAATATGATTTTGAGTACAACCAAGACAATAATATCAAGCGACACCATGCCAGAAAACATTACAGTCTCATCAGTAACAAAACCCATTATGACACATTCAACAAAAGTTACTCCACCAGTAATGTCCACTACAGAGACTGCAACTACCAACTCAGGACCAGATACACATTCAGTGGCGTATGTGACATCACGGTCATCCGCAACTAGCGACAACACCCCTCTTCAGTTTACAACCACAGCCTCATCAGTAACAACACAATCAACAACAGTGGCTCCGTCGACAATGTTCACTACAGGGTCTACAACCACCAACTCCAACTCAGGATCAGGGGCACTATCAGGGTCAGATGGGTGGACGTCGGAGCCTGCCACAAGTCCCGTCTTCACCAGCGAAAATGCTCCTCTTCAGATTTCAACTGTTACTCCATCGTCGGCAACTGAGGCATCCTCTCCATCCACTCCAGGAAGCACTCTCTCACTGTCACCACTTTCCGCATCTCCAACTACCCTAGTGAACACAGTGAGCTCAGACAGCCGCCCCATGCACTCCACATCTGTCGGCGCTGTGTCAAAACACACCACGACTAGCCAGACGACCTCACCTACCTTTCCAAGCTCTTCTACCGAACACTTGACATCTGTCGACGCTGCAAGGCCAACAGCTTTGTCAAGTGATGAAACTTCTGCTTTCTCAACTGACAAGCGGACAACCACTGATTCAACCCTTACAGATGTCACCTCTGATCATCCTGCAGTGAATACAGCAATGCATTTGTCTGCTCAGTCCCCAATGGGCTCAATAGTAACAGTGACAACAAAAACAATGGCGACTACAGATCTTGGCGTTTCAGATAGTGACATTACAACATCCAGACctgcaacaacaacaccatcgtCACAACCAACTGGCAGGCCAACATCCAGTCACTCACCTTTGACTTCAACATCTTCCACAGATATAACCAATCCAACCAGCAGTTTGTctgcacacacatcatcatcatcatcatcatcgttgttgccatcgacatcatcatcatcatccacaatATTATCATCACGTccctcaccaccatcatcatcatcatcagcatccttgccattgtcttcatcatcatccacaATATTATCATCAactccatcaccatcatcatcatcattgtcatcaatgtcatcaccattatcatcatcaccaccaccatcatcatcaactgAAATAACAATAACACCATCAACAATAACATCATCACCATCCCAATCACCATTATCATTAACACccccatcgtcatcatcgtcttcATCATTAGCATCCTCAGCATCttcatcaacatcatcaccagtaccaccaccatcatcatcatcattgtcatcaacgtcatcac includes:
- the LOC134437322 gene encoding mucin-2-like; its protein translation is MKRLNALGTNAPNWNIHADKAGHMGAMKLLLLHLSLIAALCPTTHANGIVTAVVALVLEVSVGDGSGAGPDDSTTDRPVSSSPSLPSFTFATASDLSSQIASTAQHTSQRADTTSSSAGVQSASSPPAGNSPAVPNTTGKNFVSTNLPVLPPSSTSSAPTSKHPVADVPSAPVTRATSQSVSTTPRKTVETVSLMNVKITSAPMTNTQSALAKQPTTGDTASAGSRVTQAFKSTAPSPASLGMTSIESPVTENTPPATSFLNTTKTTSSGQSERPPGPTLESQTETTDTITIASQPDSTLDDSTSIIDGTSSLQPLHSTTPSTTSSSVITPFPVSTTNVSADLSVSSQSSPSVVSTTTDHSLMSASSTRAPMTTTQPPSTQQPSTRHTASAVSQVTQSLVPTTLHITPETATTAQEQATATNPTLKSTTESNSPLASTNPVPNLSASMITTPSLLGSSTSTHRPTMSATSLSESADMNSQTSETFSKSTPSSSSITTVTSSPPVALPSSPQVTSGLTLGTSLTSAPVALTIHSQGASSPTPPPPPPSPPPFPSLSTLSPSSSSSSSSSSSSSSSSAAASTEERATSSTAYATSPSGSTAVQDTTAPSSEPTHSTSNVNPNDPTTTRKTLLDNLSLSEHSSASTSRTTAVASTADDITMPGTPAQATLQSYSSATSSSLSTNTSKYKSTTSELSITLSNTSKPPSSTANSTGPTMLTSPSLPVIRSTTSDARASTLTQTSNAVYSSPSFVGDIGTQSQMASSVASTSHTVLSEASPNYLPSSGYTSSATLQGSSFTHTSTPLSMTPIQGHNNHESEATMSVASSTQASPDGYQSSSAPLKETPVASTSTPLSMMSTRDNLEFEATMAVASSTQAPPDGYQSSSAPLKETPLASTSTPLSMTSTRDNLEFEATMAVASSTQAPPDGYQSSSVPLKETPLASTSTPLSMTSTRDHLEFEATMAVASSTQASPDGYQSSSAPLKDIPLASTSTPLSMTSTRDYLEFEATMAVASSTQAPPDGSQSSNAPLKETSLTSTSRPPSMTSTQARDNHKLDTTVPITSVEPSTAPSEGNAALQSSPTPMSITSGDAYLAQSHTSQSILKQSAAYTDITTQQPSQLASRQSPSTADSMFSPWSTPKSVSAGVATRYTSVDNTETSLSAEDATADTFFPPTAPISASADIPRHTSVVKTETSHSTVSRSRHSTTPEGAAAADRSTFSPRTSPSSTSADVPRHTSADKPEIGHSTVTGSDATMEPPRISSLPISPSAREPESTDVTRQTTHSQHSTTTRPDHASASAVTFNTLSHTLENLTDVPTGVTSPVPPVHMSTGSTGVQSTGNTAVPRLTSEVQSTSGPSATTGNTPAHSTTSGKLQSNTTRLLQFTSNSQIESTYRAGLTTSEAVSKADPVSKADTSAQTTVRLVTLNALTDTTQDVTSSNPLVPVDSTTSTVQSGKSSTWSSQKFTTDSAKPATSGNPVENTLSAKAISSNQHFPTTTYSLLQTTSNPSMTFTSSDVSKHTQSHTMSSSSSFVAVTPATSYASQSVRTTSVETITSSPATRDSTHSQSPHQPSVTEKTAAPSVDITNNNWPDSSGVTVDSSLQAVSTAQNVISVSAKPPIDKTTVTSTDVTNSDGSNLSEVTVNVSPQTTSTAHKSTSVTVKHSVSTPAHIILSTVATHNNSLTDPTTADNSHSGSPSITIHPTTSPEASQQTKASAESHTTVTNTLAQSQGTDPTSAFPGAVDISPLTSQFKTTVDQAMTATPTSEQTTQNNNTTSQLNPNMILSTTKTIISSDTMPENITVSSVTKPIMTHSTKVTPPVMSTTETATTNSGPDTHSVAYVTSRSSATSDNTPLQFTTTASSVTTQSTTVAPSTMFTTGSTTTNSNSGSGALSGSDGWTSEPATSPVFTSENAPLQISTVTPSSATEASSPSTPGSTLSLSPLSASPTTLVNTVSSDSRPMHSTSVGAVSKHTTTSQTTSPTFPSSSTEHLTSVDAARPTALSSDETSAFSTDKRTTTDSTLTDVTSDHPAVNTAMHLSAQSPMGSIVTVTTKTMATTDLGVSDSDITTSRPATTTPSSQPTGRPTSSHSPLTSTSSTDITNPTSSLSAHTSSSSSSSLLPSTSSSSSTILSSRPSPPSSSSSASLPLSSSSSTILSSTPSPSSSSLSSMSSPLSSSPPPSSSTEITITPSTITSSPSQSPLSLTPPSSSSSSSLASSASSSTSSPVPPPSSSSLSSTSSPLSSSPPPLSSTEITITPSTITSSPSQSPLSLTPPSSSSSSSLASSASSSTSSPVPPPSSSSSSSPPLSPPLSLSPLSSSTQNATAQTDGITPLDQSTRTPDAVLSKTTANGPDVENSTNVTRPGEVFASSALPSLPQVSSVTLSTGSANSAEYASTAEHTSTPHQNVTLESRSTQSQMSLGYVIPTEHTAIPNGNVTLGTTSTQSPMSLGHVSPTEDTATSNGNVTLGTTSTQSPMSSGYVSTPEHTATPNDNVTLFSVPTKSPLSSNGVPSSSTSNSHTILDSAATTPPNLSNGFTTYAVPTTTSGLKTAFAISNSVPTTENGVLTTANGILTTANVSSTTANVSSTTANISSTTANASSTTENGVPTTTNRVTPAQSAGVTMTKDAFLTDKNTPLSSTSALTQSSSGTTGTVTTLSSSISDSTTSPSPLVSSTEITETPSPGTHTTSLTQTEAVTKPQVSTSTGPGFTYTSHSSKSPPSSTLGSPLTVGNLSANSTTAGDLRTTTIDRNSPLSATHLPESSSDPPPTTPLSRRPIVFISPEPLIKPITFEYAKVGQATFIINHDDS